One Orcinus orca chromosome 8, mOrcOrc1.1, whole genome shotgun sequence genomic window, CAAGCAGCCCTGGTATGAGCTGTTTCCCCTCCCCAGACTACCACAGCTGTCCGCTGCCATCGCCTTAGTGGGGGGCATCAACCAGCAGCTGCAGGAGCGCAAGGCAGAGGCCCTGGCCCAGATCAGCGCGGCCTTTGAGGACCTGGAGCAAGCGCTGCAGCAGCGCAAGCAGGCCCTGGTCAGCGACCTGGAGGCCATTTGTGGAGCCAAGCAGAAGGTGTGTCCGCTCACCCTTTCCCACCACCGTCCATCATGAGATGGCCTGTCGCCTCCATGCGTCCCCTGCTCCCCACACGTGCGCACCCCTTCCCCTAGTCTATACTTGCCCCCTTCTGGCGTGGCCAGTAGGTACTGCGGGCATCTGTGTCCCTCGTCCACACTCACCCTCTTGTATTCCCTTCATGCCATAGTACAAGTTCATCAGGGATCACAGAGACACCCCCCTCACCTTCCCCTCCACAAGCCTGCTTACCCAACCCTCCCCTGACCCCTCAGGTGTTGCAGACCCAGTTAGACACACTGCGCCAGGGGCAGGAACACATCGGCAGTAGCTGCAGCTTCGCTGAGCAGGCACTGCGCCTGGGCTCGGCCCCGGAGGTGTTGCTCGTGCGCAAGCACATGCGAGAGCGGCTGGCGGCGTTGGCAGCACAGGCCTTCCCGGAGCGGCCCCACGAGAACGCGCAGCTGGAACTGGTCCTCGAGGTCGATGGGCTGCGGCGATCGGTGCTCAATCTGGGTGCGCTGCTCACTACGAGCGCCACTGCACACGAGACGGTGGCCACTGGCGAGGGCCTGCGCCAGGCGCTGGTGGGCCAGCCCGCCTCTCTCACTGTCACTACCAAAGACAAGGATGGGCGGCTGGTGCGCACAGGCAGCGCCGAGCTGTGCGCGGAGATCACAGGCCCCGACGGCACACGCCTGCCGGTGCCCGTGGTGGACCACAAGAACGGCACGTACGAGCTGGTGTACACGGCGCGCTCCGAAGGCGAGCTGCTCCTCTCGGTGCTGCTCTATGGACAGCCGGTGCGCGGCAGCCCCTTCCGCGTGAGGGCCCTGCGTCCTGGGGACCTGCCACCTTCCCCGGACGACGTCAAGCGCCGTGTCAAGTCCCCTGGCGGCCCGGGCAGCCACGTGCGCCAGAAGGCGGTGCGTAGGCCCAGCTCCATGTACAGCACCGGCGGCAAACGGAAGGACAACCCCATTGAGGACGAGCTTGTCTTCCGCGTTGGTACAGAGAGCCTTGGGCGGAGGCAGAGGGGGGATGAGGCGGGGCCAGAGACTCAAAATGACCTCAGTGTGAATTTTTTGCTTCCATCCCGTTTCTTCCCCACAGGCAGTCGTGGAAGGGAGAAGGGTGAATTCACCAATTTACAGGGTGTGTCCGCAGCCAGCAGCGGCCGCATAGTGGTAGCAGACAGCAACAACCAATGTATCCAGGTAAGCTCTCCCCTAACACCAAAATAGAAGTTCTCAAGCTACAGCctagtaaaacaacaacaaaacaaaaataaaacaaagaaacaaaaacccaacaaagTATACAGGTCGCCTCCTGAAGGGCGAAACCCTACAGATAGTACCTTTACTTAAAGAGCCATGAATCAcagcaccacccctcccccactcactCGCCATCCGTTCCACAAGGGCCACAGCAGTAACCAGCACCTTCACAGTTAGGCGCTGGGGTTTACTGTGCTGGCGGCCTCTACCTCCCAGGCTGTGGCTCAGGCCAGACCAGCTCCTGGACCCCAAAGATCCGGCTCATTgttccctcccctctgcctccacCTGAGTCCCTGGCTGGCTCACTTTCTGCCCACCACAGTGGTCAGGATGCAGTCTGACTTCTTATGCCGCCTTCTTATGTCCGCCGGACTGACTTCTTATGCCGGACTTCTTAAGTCCGCCTTCTTATGCCAAGAATGCTTTTTGGCACAAAAGTGCAGCTCCGCACTATCTTCCAACATGCCTGTGTGGACCCAGAATGCGTGTCATCTGTGCCCGTCTCTGCAAACGTCCAGTTGACTAGACAGTCAAACGGGGATAACTTGTGAAAAGGGGTGCCTTCCAGTGGCTAGACTATAGTGCATCCTCATAGGTGGTCCTGCCTCTGGCCCTCCCAGCGCCTCACACACCTGAGTAAAGCATCTGCCACTTGAATGGACGTAGCCTCTGCTGCACTCTGAGCTCCATAAAGCCAGAAAATGcggttttctcttttccttgtagTGAGCCTACGAACAGGCAGAGCCAGTGACGGCTACCAGTGTGGTAGGCGCAGCAGAGCAGTTCACAGCTCAGGCTCTGAAACCAGACACCTGGGCTTGAATCCTAGCGCTGCCACTTACTGACAAGTCATGTGACCTCCCTGAGCTTAGGTTAACTCATGTGTAAAATTAGGAAAAGAATACCTCAGAGGGTTGCTGGGAGCATTGAATGACATCATGTACTGAGCCTGGCACCAAGTGAACCTTCTGACTCTTAGCTGTTGTTGAAAATACCATTGTCCAGGTGGGGACAAAAGCTAGGAGGTGGGAAGGTGCTATAGGGCGTTGTTCAGGGAACTGGAAGGGTCCCAGAGTGGCTGGAGGGAGATTGCTATCAGAAGTGGGGTAGCTGAGGTCACGCTGTAAATGGTTTTGGAGAGGAAGCTGTggaattttgattttattctgtACAGGATTGTTTCTAACTACTGTAAGCTTTCAGTTCTTGGAAACGTTTTGTCAGGTAGTAAAACTTTTCCCTGAAGATCCTTACTTCCCATCTGTACATTTAAACTTCTTCCTGACCCTCTGCCTGAGTACCCCCGTTACAGATGCAGCTCTGTCAAAGGCCTGTCACCTCAGCGTCAGCTCCTCCTGGCCCTCGCTTTCCACCTAGCTGACTGAAAGAGCCAGGAACTCTTCCATGGCTATATTCCCAAGCCTGTCTAGCCCGCCTTTATTCCCACCTTGTTCCTAAgagcagaggaaaggagaagctCAGGTCCACGCAGGGAGGCGTTTGGGTCCAGGCTGGATGGTGAGAAGTGGAGGGGTTTGGATGGGTAGGGGTGGCCCTGAGGCCCTGCTCCGTCACAGCCTCCACCCTCCAGCTCCGTTCCGCCCTCTTATGCCAAGGATGCTTTTTGGCACAAAAGTTGAGGTTTGGGAAACTTCCCCTGGGGTGCACACACACGGGTACTCATATCCCCGGAAAGACGTGCCACTTGGTCTCCCTGACGAGGGCCTGTGTCTGTTGTTTCAGGGTGGGGACTTAAGAGGGAGGGCCTAgtgcagcccctccccctccaaacACTTCCTTCTACTACAGCAGTCCTCCTTGCCCCTGCTGCCACCCATGCAGCAACCTCATAGCTGCTAGGAGCCTGGCTCTCGATTCCAAAGCTGAGGTTCTCTCACTCTGGGGTCCTCAGGTCTACTATGGGCCAGGCTCCCAGATGCACTGTGACTCCCCCTCAGTTCATGAGGATTGGGGCTCTCGTGAACTTCTCCTTTGGACCCGGCTGTGGTGGCAGCTGAGGCAAATCCTCTCCTTGTGCTGAATCAGCATCAGCtgacagaaaagaagaaacattttgtGATTCTGAATGAAGAATTTGATTTGGATATATTACATCCTTGTGTAATGGTGTGAGTCCAGAAATTTTATCAGCTCTTCTGTGAAAACAGCCTCATTTCCTTCAGGCAGAATGCTAATCACACTCTCCTCCAAGCTCCCTCAGCCTTTTGCCATATAGCACTTTTCATTCTCTGCCAGAATCACTGGTTTGctcgttttattttgttttggtctCTCCCCCAAGTAGACTCAGATCCTGAAGTTGCTTACGGCTACCATGGCAAAAGAGAGAGATATTAAGCATCACATTAGGGCACTGGCAGATTCTAGAGATAAGGAAGCGAATATGGCAGGTTTTGATGAGCCATCAGAtatccagggagagggagggatcaAGAATCGCCGGGCTTGGTGACCTGAGTAGGCGGTGTTGCCATTTGGGAGCGGGCCTGGGAATAAGTTGATGAATTCACTTTTGCCTGCGGTGGGTTTGAGATAGCTGTGCGGCATCCGAGGGGAGGTGTGCGATTCTGGTCTGGGAGTGAGCTGACGgatttattcatttgttgaaCGTCTGCTGTGTGCCAGTTGCTATTCCAGTGCTGCAAATGCAGCAgcgaacaaaacagacacagtccctgccccacCTGGGGCTTACATCCTTAGATGGGGGACAAGGATACTTAGCGGTTATT contains:
- the TRIM3 gene encoding tripartite motif-containing protein 3 isoform X2; this translates as MAKREDSPGPEVQPMDKQFLVCSICLDRYRCPKVLPCLHTFCERCLQNYIPAQSLTLSCPVCRQTSILPEQGVSALQNNFFISSLMEAMQQASDGAHDPEDPHPLSAVAGRPLSCPNHEGKTMEFYCEACETAMCGECRAGEHREHGTVLLRDVVEQHKAALQRQLEAVRGRLPQLSAAIALVGGINQQLQERKAEALAQISAAFEDLEQALQQRKQALVSDLEAICGAKQKVLQTQLDTLRQGQEHIGSSCSFAEQALRLGSAPEVLLVRKHMRERLAALAAQAFPERPHENAQLELVLEVDGLRRSVLNLGALLTTSATAHETVATGEGLRQALVGQPASLTVTTKDKDGRLVRTGSAELCAEITGPDGTRLPVPVVDHKNGTYELVYTARSEGELLLSVLLYGQPVRGSPFRVRALRPGDLPPSPDDVKRRVKSPGGPGSHVRQKAVRRPSSMYSTGGKRKDNPIEDELVFRVGSRGREKGEFTNLQGVSAASSGRIVVADSNNQCIQSCGVFLLYVSRSIYFPPGSALVQAIISCHLDHCSTSAWPASFQSRLLPAARVLFLKKLPCAFSNTTKQFSSSQWTLTRDPLNSTQFRHDLPGDGITSHRLKAQSHETAPTSDANRKFSLSPVV
- the TRIM3 gene encoding tripartite motif-containing protein 3 isoform X3, translating into MGPTTPRTPTPSAQWLAAPSPAPTMKTMEFYCEACETAMCGECRAGEHREHGTVLLRDVVEQHKAALQRQLEAVRGRLPQLSAAIALVGGINQQLQERKAEALAQISAAFEDLEQALQQRKQALVSDLEAICGAKQKVLQTQLDTLRQGQEHIGSSCSFAEQALRLGSAPEVLLVRKHMRERLAALAAQAFPERPHENAQLELVLEVDGLRRSVLNLGALLTTSATAHETVATGEGLRQALVGQPASLTVTTKDKDGRLVRTGSAELCAEITGPDGTRLPVPVVDHKNGTYELVYTARSEGELLLSVLLYGQPVRGSPFRVRALRPGDLPPSPDDVKRRVKSPGGPGSHVRQKAVRRPSSMYSTGGKRKDNPIEDELVFRVGSRGREKGEFTNLQGVSAASSGRIVVADSNNQCIQVFSNEGQFKFRFGVRGRSPGQLQRPTGVAVDTNGDIIVADYDNRWVSIFSPEGKFKTKLGAGRLMGPKGVAVDRNGHIIVVDNKSCCVFTFQPNGKLVGRFGGRGATDRHFAGPHFVAVNNKNEIVVTDFHNHSVKVYSADGEFLFKFGSHGEGNGQFNAPTGVAVDSNGNIIVADWGNSRIQVFDSSGSFLSYINTSAEPLYGPQGLALTSDGHVVVADAGNHCFKAYRYLQ